The Opitutaceae bacterium genome has a window encoding:
- a CDS encoding DUF6340 family protein, with product MKILGILPAVSASILGLLGLAGCSSTRSVSMNAMNPAEMTFPKEIRTILIVDRSEFHDGTVGLLESVLTGEIPDQDRKGLQTMISELRNQLAWSGRFRTVVASEVLPGNSLTGVFPDPLDWSQIDTLTRKYSADAVLSIEIFDSDFIITDGRRLVKKTVKEEGGETEVQVTEYFAEGVANMNIGFRIYDPKSRDILDEDIYSRTNRWEARGSSLQDALLALDDKMDAARRVSRQVGVEYAYRIAPMPTQVSRTFYGKSKHVREMEEGGRQADVGDWAGAARTWEAGLNFADTKDAGRLCYNIAIACEVQGDWKNARKWAERAYVEYANKEARDYLNELDRRVWREELAMDQMK from the coding sequence CACGCGCTCCGTTTCCATGAATGCGATGAATCCTGCGGAAATGACCTTTCCCAAGGAAATCCGGACGATCCTCATCGTCGACCGCAGCGAGTTCCATGATGGCACGGTCGGTCTGCTGGAATCTGTCTTGACCGGCGAGATCCCTGATCAGGACCGCAAGGGGCTCCAGACCATGATTTCGGAGTTGCGCAATCAACTCGCCTGGTCCGGGCGATTTCGCACCGTCGTGGCCAGCGAGGTTCTGCCCGGCAACAGCCTGACCGGGGTCTTCCCGGATCCGCTCGATTGGAGTCAGATCGATACCCTGACCAGGAAATACTCCGCCGACGCCGTTCTCAGTATCGAGATTTTCGACAGCGATTTCATCATCACGGACGGACGTCGGCTGGTGAAGAAGACGGTCAAGGAGGAAGGTGGCGAAACCGAGGTGCAGGTGACGGAGTATTTCGCGGAGGGTGTCGCCAATATGAACATCGGATTTCGCATCTACGATCCAAAGTCGCGGGATATCCTCGACGAAGACATCTACAGCCGGACCAATCGCTGGGAGGCCAGGGGATCATCGTTGCAGGATGCGCTTCTCGCACTTGACGACAAGATGGACGCCGCCCGACGGGTGAGTCGTCAGGTCGGCGTCGAATACGCCTACAGGATCGCTCCCATGCCGACGCAGGTCAGCCGTACCTTCTACGGAAAATCCAAGCACGTCCGGGAAATGGAGGAGGGTGGGCGACAGGCCGATGTCGGTGACTGGGCGGGAGCCGCCCGCACCTGGGAGGCGGGCCTGAACTTCGCCGACACGAAGGATGCAGGGCGCCTGTGCTACAATATCGCGATCGCCTGTGAGGTTCAGGGCGACTGGAAAAACGCGCGAAAGTGGGCTGAGCGGGCCTATGTCGAATACGCCAACAAGGAAGCCCGCGACTACCTCAATGAACTCGACCGGCGTGTCTGGCGGGAGGAACTCGCCATGGACCAGATGAAGTAG
- a CDS encoding TRAP transporter substrate-binding protein — MIRKETSFLAVGLVLGAILTATCFVFLQRAHRQGGGAAHRVLKLGHALDQSHPVHAGMEFMAKRLAEISGGAVELQIFPNGQLGSEPECIEQLQRGALAMVKTSAATMEGFVPEMAVFGLPYLFRDDDHCWKVLNGEIGRELLAAGDGVGIHGLCYYDSGSRSFYMISAPILDPADLKGRKIRVLPSRMAMDMISTMGGAPTPIPWGELYTALQQGMVDGAENNPPSLLSSRHYEVARHYSLDEHTRIPDMVIFSQTIWNTLSPQEKAWIEQAAAESVTFQRALWQEKTAEALAQIEAAGVSILRPDKGPFVTATLPLYEQIGDSAVGRLAKRIREVK; from the coding sequence ATGATTCGCAAGGAAACCTCCTTTCTCGCCGTCGGCCTTGTGCTCGGCGCCATCCTCACCGCCACCTGCTTCGTCTTCCTGCAACGCGCCCATCGACAGGGCGGTGGGGCGGCCCACCGGGTGCTCAAGCTGGGCCATGCACTCGATCAGTCCCACCCGGTCCATGCCGGGATGGAATTCATGGCGAAGCGCCTGGCCGAGATCTCGGGCGGGGCGGTTGAGCTGCAGATCTTTCCCAACGGGCAGCTAGGTTCCGAGCCAGAATGCATCGAGCAGTTGCAGCGAGGTGCCCTCGCCATGGTCAAGACCTCCGCGGCCACCATGGAGGGCTTTGTGCCGGAGATGGCGGTCTTCGGGCTGCCGTATCTGTTTCGCGATGACGACCATTGCTGGAAGGTGCTCAACGGAGAAATCGGCCGCGAGTTGCTCGCCGCCGGCGATGGAGTCGGCATTCATGGCCTCTGTTACTACGATTCCGGCAGCCGCAGCTTCTACATGATCTCGGCGCCGATCCTCGATCCGGCGGATCTGAAGGGAAGGAAGATTCGCGTGCTGCCCAGCCGCATGGCGATGGACATGATCTCCACCATGGGCGGCGCGCCCACCCCGATCCCCTGGGGTGAGCTCTATACGGCGCTGCAGCAGGGCATGGTCGATGGTGCGGAGAACAATCCACCCAGCCTGCTTTCCAGCCGTCATTACGAAGTGGCCCGGCACTATTCCCTCGATGAGCATACCCGCATCCCGGATATGGTGATCTTCAGCCAGACCATCTGGAACACCCTCAGTCCGCAGGAAAAGGCCTGGATCGAGCAGGCGGCGGCGGAATCAGTCACCTTCCAGCGGGCACTCTGGCAGGAAAAGACGGCCGAAGCGCTCGCCCAGATTGAAGCGGCCGGGGTCTCCATCCTGCGTCCGGACAAGGGTCCCTTTGTCACCGCGACACTGCCACTTTATGAGCAGATCGGCGATTCTGCGGTGGGTCGACTGGCCAAACGTATCCGGGAGGTGAAATGA
- a CDS encoding TRAP transporter small permease has translation MTPTRGNRIWEVFVRGLEWLTIGMFAALLLDVLWGVVSRYLLGSQSRWTEELAVYLLVWVSLLGAALVFRDRGHLGVDYFVGKLDPAARRLSAVIAEIAVMVFAGFVLIGGGWMLVSETLRSGQLTPAMGWPIGYLYSVVPLSGLFIMAFSVEHLVTGRTTASADAIGKDLT, from the coding sequence ATGACGCCAACCCGGGGGAATCGGATCTGGGAGGTCTTTGTCCGGGGTCTGGAGTGGTTGACCATCGGCATGTTTGCCGCCCTCCTGCTCGATGTCCTGTGGGGTGTCGTTTCGCGCTACCTTCTTGGCTCGCAGAGTCGGTGGACGGAGGAATTGGCGGTCTACCTGCTGGTCTGGGTCTCCCTGCTGGGTGCCGCCTTGGTCTTTCGGGATCGGGGTCACCTCGGGGTCGACTATTTTGTGGGCAAACTGGACCCGGCGGCCCGTCGCCTGAGCGCGGTCATCGCCGAGATCGCCGTCATGGTCTTTGCGGGCTTTGTGCTGATTGGCGGAGGCTGGATGCTGGTCAGTGAAACGCTTCGGTCGGGTCAACTCACCCCCGCAATGGGTTGGCCGATCGGCTACCTTTACAGCGTGGTTCCGCTCAGCGGACTCTTCATCATGGCGTTCTCCGTAGAGCATCTCGTCACGGGACGGACCACGGCGTCGGCGGATGCCATCGGGAAGGATCTGACATGA
- a CDS encoding TRAP transporter large permease: MSIEVLILLVVFVGLLLLNTPVAVCIGLAATATIVSLGDGSAAYVMAQRTSAGIASFPLLAIPFFVLAGLLMGEGGMARRLTDFATALVGRLPGGLAYVNTLTCMLFGSVSGSAAAAVSSIGSSLIPEMERSGYKREFAVALTATSATTGLLIPPSNIMIVYAVVAGNVSVAALFLAGVIPGIVVGILLMAVSLILSLRTGALSHRVQRRVALPFGRAVWGALPSLGLVILVLGGILGGVFSATEASAIAVAYAFVLGVIIYREISPAQMPSILLRAARTTAVVMLLVGASQAMSWVLAYERVPQLVSEAMIGLSDNPMIILLLINVLLLIVGTFMDMTPAVLIFTPIFLPVLTALGMDPVQFGIVLIANLCIGLCTPPVGACLFVSCSVGRTSIARVIAPMIPFFFAMLIGLLLITYWPALSVALPRLLRLM; this comes from the coding sequence ATGAGCATCGAGGTCCTGATCCTTCTGGTCGTCTTTGTCGGGCTGCTGCTGCTCAATACGCCGGTGGCAGTCTGCATCGGGCTGGCGGCCACCGCCACCATCGTGAGCCTGGGCGACGGTTCAGCGGCGTATGTGATGGCCCAACGGACGTCGGCCGGCATCGCCAGTTTCCCACTCCTGGCCATTCCCTTTTTTGTGCTGGCCGGTCTCTTGATGGGCGAGGGTGGAATGGCCCGTCGGCTGACCGATTTTGCGACCGCCTTGGTCGGGCGATTGCCGGGTGGACTGGCTTATGTGAACACCCTGACCTGCATGCTTTTCGGCTCGGTTTCGGGTTCGGCCGCCGCGGCCGTCTCTTCGATCGGGAGTTCGCTGATTCCGGAAATGGAGCGCAGCGGCTACAAGCGCGAGTTCGCGGTGGCCCTCACGGCCACCTCCGCCACGACCGGCCTGCTCATTCCCCCCAGCAATATCATGATCGTCTATGCGGTCGTGGCCGGAAATGTCTCGGTGGCCGCGCTCTTTCTGGCCGGAGTGATCCCGGGAATTGTGGTGGGGATTCTCCTGATGGCGGTCAGTCTGATCCTCAGCCTCCGTACGGGCGCCTTGAGTCACCGCGTGCAACGCCGGGTGGCGCTACCCTTCGGGCGCGCCGTCTGGGGTGCCCTGCCCAGTCTTGGTCTGGTGATACTGGTGTTGGGGGGAATCCTGGGCGGGGTGTTTTCGGCCACGGAGGCTTCGGCCATCGCGGTGGCCTACGCGTTCGTTCTCGGGGTGATCATCTACCGGGAGATCTCGCCGGCACAAATGCCCTCGATATTGTTGCGCGCGGCCCGGACGACCGCGGTTGTCATGTTGCTCGTGGGTGCCAGCCAGGCCATGAGTTGGGTGTTGGCCTATGAAAGGGTGCCGCAGCTCGTGAGCGAGGCGATGATCGGTCTGTCGGACAATCCGATGATCATCCTGCTTCTCATCAACGTCCTCCTGCTCATCGTGGGCACGTTCATGGACATGACGCCGGCCGTGCTCATCTTCACGCCGATCTTCCTGCCCGTGTTGACCGCGCTCGGTATGGATCCGGTTCAGTTCGGCATCGTGCTCATCGCCAATCTCTGCATCGGTCTTTGCACCCCGCCGGTGGGAGCCTGCCTCTTTGTCAGTTGCAGCGTCGGACGGACCAGCATCGCGCGCGTGATTGCACCGATGATCCCGTTCTTTTTCGCGATGTTGATCGGGCTTCTTCTCATCACTTATTGGCCGGCTTTGTCGGTCGCCTTGCCGCGATTGCTCAGACTGATGTGA
- a CDS encoding beta-galactosidase trimerization domain-containing protein yields the protein MATEASSNPTRAGETAPTPLNARLAGVHAVIILPEWSADIGRHYDAATLIGELAAAPTQVVEFCIKPALGHPLFPLGDRPCPKDWATETRRLAAETGQRFIAYYNVGLDNWMARQHPDWVSLDADGKPWRFDDTFSWLCVRSPWRDRILAELEEMVRGLHPDGVFLDIAGLPHAYGPGSVDPARACFCSHCREAFRARHGQDLPRQTEDPEVREAVFRFGQEGRVAILNDCFSLLRRIDPKLIIGSNGSGYYDRLVGTPADLNTFATYYSSEAKTPAFQSFKAKLMWSLDKPYQMHTYGSFQSMRPGNALGTWVDWNLIPARYMEVSAAMVSAHSGRIVIGTNLTPDGRLFKGQIDAIRPALAAVRAREPWLAGLQSVPNIAVVYDAASEHIMRLRNQSDELGIQAEARGLHDALFDGGFHFDVVNASDLDPEGHRALFYADAACADESQVATLREFVANGGLLIATHETSLRDDHGHERKDFAWAELLGVRYEGRSPFREANYGLLDGELRGPLLDYPLLLTTETLIVSCTTAQPLAEIVYPEATRSTETYLWETAYNHFKHATGNPLITVNRIGRGAVVYIAAPLGRQILERADPNLKAVLARLIRLYATDLSITVKAPAGIAVVFGRRSAGTHGPALHTISLVNLYASLVLNSPDDLIPRVGPVRIRIPLHTLPRPPRSVESIDAQDLTWQIADEELTIELRQIGLHAVIAIS from the coding sequence ATGGCCACCGAAGCCTCCTCCAACCCGACCCGCGCGGGTGAAACAGCCCCCACTCCACTGAATGCCCGCCTGGCCGGTGTCCATGCCGTCATCATCCTGCCCGAGTGGTCCGCAGATATCGGTCGGCACTACGATGCGGCCACGCTGATCGGTGAACTCGCTGCAGCGCCGACCCAAGTGGTGGAGTTCTGCATCAAACCTGCACTGGGTCACCCGTTGTTTCCATTGGGCGACCGGCCCTGTCCGAAAGACTGGGCCACCGAGACCCGCAGGCTCGCGGCTGAGACTGGTCAGCGCTTCATCGCCTACTACAATGTCGGTCTCGACAACTGGATGGCCCGGCAGCACCCAGACTGGGTCTCGCTCGATGCGGATGGAAAACCTTGGCGCTTCGATGACACCTTCTCCTGGCTCTGCGTGCGGTCACCCTGGCGCGACCGGATCCTGGCAGAACTCGAGGAGATGGTGCGTGGCCTGCATCCCGACGGCGTGTTTCTCGATATTGCCGGCCTGCCCCATGCGTATGGTCCGGGTAGCGTCGATCCCGCACGGGCCTGTTTCTGCTCACATTGCCGGGAAGCCTTCCGCGCACGACACGGGCAAGACCTGCCAAGGCAGACGGAGGATCCGGAAGTGCGCGAGGCGGTCTTTCGCTTCGGACAGGAGGGTCGCGTGGCCATCCTGAATGACTGTTTCTCGCTTCTGCGGCGAATCGACCCAAAGCTGATCATTGGATCCAACGGTTCAGGCTACTACGACCGTCTCGTCGGCACGCCTGCCGATCTGAACACGTTCGCCACCTACTACTCCTCGGAGGCGAAGACCCCGGCCTTCCAAAGCTTCAAGGCGAAGCTCATGTGGTCACTGGACAAGCCCTACCAGATGCATACCTACGGGAGTTTCCAGAGCATGCGGCCCGGAAACGCCCTCGGCACCTGGGTGGATTGGAACCTGATTCCGGCGCGCTACATGGAAGTCTCGGCAGCCATGGTCAGCGCCCATTCCGGCCGTATCGTGATCGGCACGAATCTCACTCCCGACGGCCGACTGTTCAAAGGCCAGATCGATGCGATTCGACCGGCCCTTGCGGCCGTCCGGGCCCGTGAACCCTGGCTGGCCGGTCTCCAGAGTGTCCCCAATATCGCCGTCGTTTACGACGCCGCCTCGGAGCACATCATGAGATTGCGGAACCAGAGTGACGAACTCGGCATCCAGGCCGAGGCCAGAGGTCTGCACGACGCGCTCTTCGATGGCGGGTTTCATTTCGACGTGGTCAATGCATCGGACCTGGATCCGGAAGGCCACCGCGCGCTTTTCTATGCCGATGCGGCATGCGCCGACGAATCCCAGGTAGCTACACTTCGCGAATTTGTGGCAAACGGAGGCCTGCTCATCGCGACGCATGAGACCTCCCTCCGGGATGACCATGGCCACGAGCGCAAGGATTTCGCCTGGGCCGAGTTGCTCGGCGTGCGTTACGAGGGTCGTTCGCCATTCAGGGAAGCGAACTACGGATTACTGGACGGAGAATTGCGGGGACCGCTCCTGGATTACCCTCTCCTGTTGACCACCGAGACCCTGATCGTGTCGTGCACAACCGCGCAGCCTCTGGCCGAGATCGTGTATCCGGAAGCGACGCGCAGCACCGAGACCTATCTCTGGGAAACGGCTTACAACCACTTCAAGCACGCCACAGGAAATCCGCTGATCACGGTGAACCGCATCGGCCGCGGGGCGGTCGTCTATATCGCCGCTCCGCTGGGGCGCCAGATCCTCGAGCGTGCCGACCCCAATCTCAAGGCGGTCCTGGCGCGGCTCATCCGTCTCTACGCAACGGATCTCTCCATCACAGTCAAGGCGCCCGCCGGTATCGCGGTGGTCTTCGGCCGCCGGTCCGCCGGAACACACGGACCGGCTCTACACACCATCTCGCTGGTCAACCTCTATGCCTCGCTCGTGCTCAACTCTCCCGACGATTTGATTCCACGGGTCGGCCCGGTTCGTATCCGGATTCCCCTGCACACCCTGCCCCGACCGCCAAGAAGCGTCGAGAGCATCGACGCCCAAGACCTGACCTGGCAAATCGCCGACGAGGAATTGACGATCGAACTCAGGCAGATCGGCCTGCATGCCGTCATTGCGATCAGCTGA
- a CDS encoding LssY C-terminal domain-containing protein, with product MMTPITPPTGPAFSRAGTTCREAPWVRSDGLNPSRQLIITAVLAILATFIAGCTTIPFETPAPFDSTVLKNRARSTEDEGIRVSAALIDSADSRAIFGVDVLASGIQPIWFEIENRTDRRVVFLPTGVDPEYFSPLEVSFRFYSEFNRESKTRIDEAIERSGLEYTIMPHSSESGFVFTNLQSGARFVTVDLLSDNWAGSYFLVLPPIVSIPADRSIEELIQQSEAAGTVDAGNDADLRELLEQLPTHATDKDGNPGEPLNLILVGDLEPAVSGLIRRRYQRSDLAPLYALGRVQDSAVTKQERWNPSQPHQIRLWLTEIRYRGIPVWIAQASMPLGGRFRKNRDGGVQAPIDPNVDAVRNDIVQDTIYSQFASRIGFIKGVDAATMENPRPTPSGGVYHTDGLRAVIFFDDGPSTLDQVQFLDWERLAPQPGSPSSP from the coding sequence ATGATGACTCCAATCACGCCACCGACCGGTCCCGCGTTTTCCCGGGCCGGGACAACCTGCCGCGAAGCGCCGTGGGTTCGTTCCGATGGCTTGAATCCCTCAAGACAACTCATCATCACCGCGGTCCTCGCGATCCTGGCGACCTTCATCGCAGGTTGCACGACAATCCCCTTCGAGACACCCGCGCCTTTCGATTCTACGGTCCTCAAGAATCGGGCCAGGAGCACCGAGGACGAAGGAATCCGCGTATCCGCAGCTTTGATCGATTCCGCGGACTCCAGGGCAATCTTCGGGGTCGATGTCCTCGCAAGTGGGATTCAACCCATCTGGTTCGAAATTGAAAACAGGACAGATCGAAGGGTTGTTTTTCTGCCCACCGGTGTGGATCCCGAGTACTTCTCGCCTCTCGAAGTGAGTTTCCGGTTCTACAGCGAATTCAATAGAGAATCCAAAACCAGAATCGACGAGGCTATCGAACGATCGGGGCTGGAATATACGATTATGCCGCACTCGAGCGAATCGGGCTTTGTCTTCACCAATCTCCAATCCGGAGCCCGGTTCGTGACGGTTGATCTGCTCAGCGATAACTGGGCCGGTTCCTATTTCCTCGTTCTTCCGCCCATCGTTTCAATACCGGCCGATCGTTCCATTGAAGAACTGATCCAACAGTCCGAGGCGGCCGGAACGGTTGACGCCGGCAATGACGCCGACCTGCGCGAATTGCTCGAGCAACTCCCGACACATGCAACCGACAAGGATGGGAATCCCGGCGAGCCCTTGAATCTGATCCTGGTCGGCGACCTCGAGCCGGCGGTCAGCGGCCTGATTCGCAGGCGATACCAACGTTCGGATCTTGCTCCCCTGTATGCCCTCGGACGCGTCCAGGACTCGGCCGTGACCAAGCAGGAACGCTGGAACCCGTCACAACCCCACCAGATCCGGCTCTGGCTGACCGAGATCCGGTATCGGGGGATTCCCGTCTGGATCGCCCAGGCCAGCATGCCTCTGGGAGGTCGCTTCCGAAAGAACCGGGACGGTGGTGTCCAGGCACCCATCGACCCGAACGTGGATGCCGTTCGCAACGACATCGTCCAGGATACGATCTACTCGCAGTTCGCGAGTCGGATTGGATTCATCAAAGGAGTTGATGCCGCGACAATGGAAAATCCCCGTCCGACCCCGAGCGGCGGAGTCTATCACACAGACGGACTCCGGGCGGTCATCTTCTTCGATGACGGTCCCTCGACACTCGATCAGGTCCAATTCCTCGACTGGGAAAGGCTCGCCCCCCAACCCGGATCCCCCTCATCTCCCTGA
- a CDS encoding LssY C-terminal domain-containing protein, with translation MPEPSHQSVMTDLGPVWLRSWGIFLLCSLMICPLPAWAESSPPLPFLERILSDTKDELTVAVAVPTRTETREIYGVDLAKREMQPVWIQVTNDRDSLAWLLPSGLDPDYYSASEAAFPFSSRASTGERAEIEARFAALQFRNPIPPKSTNSGYIIVNRDEGFKAVDVDIISEARSSSFTFAALDPTFKGDFTQVEFDTLYDPAEIVDIDDFETLRLTIESFPACTSNKKGTAEGDPLNLVVVGSSLNIFSAFIRRGWYGTETMSFSAISRTTKSFLTGSRYRSSPVSSLYVFGRKQDIALQKARGTIHERNHLRLWLTPYRFRGDLVWLGQISRDIGVKLTLKSPTITTHVIDPDVDEARRYLVEDLAYSQAMKMIGFAPGVGPVDRANPRFNLVGDPFCSDGRRSVMFFDSRPYALDDISFVEDWSAPSSSATPIVDSAP, from the coding sequence ATGCCTGAACCGTCACATCAATCGGTCATGACCGATCTTGGGCCGGTCTGGCTGCGTTCATGGGGCATCTTCCTGCTTTGCAGCCTGATGATCTGTCCGCTCCCGGCTTGGGCAGAGTCGTCGCCCCCCCTACCGTTTCTGGAACGGATCCTTTCCGACACGAAAGATGAACTGACGGTCGCCGTTGCCGTTCCGACCCGGACCGAAACCAGGGAAATCTACGGGGTCGACCTGGCGAAACGAGAAATGCAGCCGGTCTGGATTCAAGTGACCAACGACCGTGACAGCCTGGCCTGGTTGCTGCCATCGGGACTGGATCCCGACTACTACTCGGCATCCGAAGCCGCTTTCCCATTCAGTTCCCGCGCTTCCACAGGTGAACGAGCCGAGATCGAGGCCCGGTTCGCCGCACTCCAATTCAGGAACCCCATTCCTCCGAAGAGCACGAATTCCGGCTACATCATTGTCAATCGCGACGAAGGATTCAAGGCGGTCGATGTCGACATCATCTCTGAAGCACGATCGAGCAGCTTCACCTTCGCCGCCCTGGATCCGACCTTCAAGGGCGACTTCACGCAGGTGGAGTTCGACACTCTCTACGATCCGGCCGAGATCGTTGATATCGATGACTTCGAAACCCTTCGCCTGACCATTGAAAGTTTTCCCGCCTGCACCTCGAACAAGAAGGGCACGGCCGAGGGCGACCCCCTCAACCTGGTAGTGGTGGGCTCTTCCCTGAACATCTTTTCAGCGTTCATTCGACGGGGTTGGTACGGCACGGAAACCATGTCCTTCAGCGCCATCTCCCGCACCACCAAGTCGTTCCTGACGGGTTCACGGTATCGCTCGTCGCCAGTGAGCTCGCTCTACGTCTTTGGCCGCAAACAGGATATCGCCCTCCAGAAGGCGCGTGGCACCATTCACGAGCGCAATCACCTCAGGCTCTGGCTCACCCCCTACCGGTTCCGCGGCGATCTTGTCTGGCTCGGGCAGATCAGTCGGGACATTGGTGTGAAGCTGACGCTCAAGTCCCCGACCATCACCACCCACGTCATCGATCCGGATGTCGACGAGGCCAGGCGTTACCTCGTGGAAGACCTCGCCTACTCCCAGGCGATGAAGATGATCGGATTTGCGCCCGGCGTTGGTCCGGTGGATCGGGCAAATCCACGATTCAATCTGGTGGGCGATCCTTTCTGCTCGGACGGCCGACGCTCCGTCATGTTCTTCGATTCCCGGCCCTATGCTCTCGACGACATCTCCTTTGTTGAGGATTGGAGCGCCCCGTCCTCCAGCGCGACGCCCATCGTCGACTCCGCGCCATGA
- a CDS encoding CPBP family intramembrane glutamic endopeptidase: MTTLRERTVSISFLALLPTGFVVLFGFLVFQNRTLAFLSLGLFLLLLFGWILRSPPIEIGSTLGLTGCRWYWIAGAAVGGLLLALLQRWDQGATLCPRGLGSFAFVAMLVGLTEELVFRGLVFGRIQSSVSPVVAVGVSTIAHTLYKVAIFLPFAAIDPLFLGGLTFAVGLILGGARMATRSIWPCVVFHVLFDLWVYGDGPAPWWVW, translated from the coding sequence ATGACGACTCTTCGGGAGCGGACGGTTTCCATTTCCTTTCTCGCCCTGTTGCCGACGGGGTTCGTCGTGCTCTTCGGATTCCTCGTTTTCCAGAACCGGACCCTCGCGTTCCTGAGCCTGGGACTCTTTCTGCTCCTTCTCTTCGGATGGATCCTGAGGAGTCCTCCCATTGAAATCGGTTCCACGCTTGGCCTGACCGGCTGCCGCTGGTATTGGATCGCTGGGGCGGCAGTCGGCGGGTTGCTCCTGGCTCTGCTTCAGAGGTGGGATCAGGGCGCCACGCTTTGCCCGAGGGGCCTCGGGTCGTTCGCTTTCGTGGCCATGCTGGTCGGGCTGACGGAGGAGCTGGTGTTTCGGGGACTTGTCTTCGGCCGTATCCAGAGTTCCGTGTCACCGGTTGTTGCCGTCGGGGTCTCCACAATCGCCCATACGCTGTACAAGGTGGCGATCTTCCTTCCTTTTGCCGCGATCGACCCGTTGTTCCTCGGGGGGTTGACCTTTGCGGTGGGGCTGATTCTGGGCGGTGCGCGAATGGCGACCCGCAGCATCTGGCCCTGCGTGGTCTTTCATGTCCTCTTTGATCTCTGGGTCTATGGAGATGGGCCTGCCCCATGGTGGGTATGGTAA
- a CDS encoding radical SAM protein: MNTLVGKPVSAPERLGVQLRILARTFKLGLEVSGSLLKALSATLRLWREHTRTSGWGIPSNLCRVDGRYFLNLNTPGFPSIAFDRILRQRVAETLGHFSMSGLFVAFVAVTKKCRLNCEHCFEWEALDQAESLGDEDIFFIIQRVIDLGAGQIVLTGGEPLNRFATLIRILDLFGESGVEFWINTSGMGLSEERAIELKRHGLTGIVVSLDHHIESEHDRFRGRKGCFRAAVFAAGLAQEGGLVTALSLCPTNDFISTENLDAYMDLARDLKVSFVRIVEPKPVGRYAQSEVALTGGKRRLLELFSERFDGNRRELRSFPVINYPDYSKRQEGCVGGKRYLYVDTEGNVSPCPFCKATSVRIDQLDRANLSGRLTCPA; this comes from the coding sequence ATGAATACGTTGGTCGGGAAGCCCGTCTCTGCCCCGGAGCGCCTGGGTGTCCAGCTTCGCATTCTGGCCCGGACGTTCAAACTCGGTCTCGAAGTATCGGGAAGTCTCCTCAAAGCCTTGTCGGCGACACTTCGTCTGTGGCGGGAGCATACGCGTACATCCGGATGGGGTATCCCCTCGAATCTCTGTCGGGTGGATGGCAGGTACTTCCTGAATCTGAATACGCCCGGATTTCCGTCGATCGCATTTGATCGCATCCTCCGCCAGCGGGTTGCCGAGACGCTCGGACATTTCTCGATGTCGGGCCTCTTTGTGGCGTTTGTCGCCGTCACCAAAAAGTGCAGACTCAACTGCGAGCACTGCTTTGAATGGGAGGCGCTCGATCAGGCCGAGAGTCTGGGTGACGAAGATATCTTCTTCATCATCCAGAGAGTGATTGACCTCGGGGCCGGTCAGATCGTCCTGACCGGAGGAGAACCCCTGAACCGCTTTGCGACGCTCATCCGGATCCTGGATCTGTTTGGGGAGAGCGGGGTTGAATTCTGGATCAACACATCGGGCATGGGCCTTTCTGAGGAGCGGGCCATTGAGCTGAAGCGCCATGGGCTCACCGGCATCGTGGTGAGTCTCGATCATCACATCGAAAGCGAACATGACCGTTTTCGGGGTCGAAAGGGATGTTTCCGGGCGGCCGTCTTTGCCGCCGGGCTGGCTCAGGAAGGGGGATTGGTGACGGCTCTTTCGCTGTGTCCGACCAATGACTTCATCTCAACGGAAAACCTCGATGCGTATATGGATCTCGCCCGAGACCTGAAGGTGTCATTCGTGCGCATCGTCGAGCCCAAGCCGGTTGGCCGGTATGCGCAGTCTGAGGTCGCCCTGACCGGCGGGAAAAGACGATTGCTGGAGCTATTCAGTGAGCGCTTCGATGGGAATCGCCGGGAATTGCGAAGCTTCCCCGTCATCAACTACCCGGATTACTCGAAGAGACAAGAGGGATGTGTCGGCGGGAAGCGGTACCTTTATGTCGACACCGAAGGGAACGTGTCGCCCTGTCCGTTCTGCAAGGCCACCTCGGTTCGAATCGATCAGCTCGACCGGGCCAACCTGAGCGGGCGATTGACCTGTCCCGCCTAA